A stretch of Rhodoferax potami DNA encodes these proteins:
- a CDS encoding ComF family protein: protein MDYGYPWDRLIANFKFQGNPAWARHFATVMRSAPWVEPALEAADWVIPMPLARERLLERGFNQSALIARHLSPAKVREDWLLRLYHTPPQSGLSREERQHNLQHAFAMEPHSGARLQGQNIILVDDVMTSGATMAAASIVLQRAGAQHITALVFARTARADAGA from the coding sequence GTGGACTATGGCTACCCCTGGGACCGGCTGATTGCGAACTTCAAGTTCCAAGGCAACCCGGCTTGGGCGCGCCACTTCGCCACCGTCATGCGGAGTGCGCCTTGGGTAGAGCCCGCTTTGGAAGCGGCTGACTGGGTCATCCCGATGCCATTGGCCCGGGAACGGCTGCTGGAGCGGGGCTTTAACCAATCCGCGCTAATAGCCCGCCACCTGAGCCCTGCCAAAGTGCGGGAGGATTGGCTATTGCGCCTTTATCACACCCCGCCGCAAAGTGGGCTGTCACGCGAAGAGCGGCAACACAACCTGCAGCACGCTTTTGCGATGGAACCGCACAGCGGCGCGCGCTTGCAAGGCCAAAACATCATATTGGTGGACGACGTCATGACCAGTGGCGCCACCATGGCCGCCGCAAGCATCGTCTTGCAGCGTGCCGGCGCTCAGCACATCACAGCATTGGTGTTTGCGCGCACAGCCCGGGCGGATGCCGGAGCGTAG
- the trmL gene encoding tRNA (uridine(34)/cytosine(34)/5-carboxymethylaminomethyluridine(34)-2'-O)-methyltransferase TrmL, which produces MFHIVLVEPEIPPNTGNVIRLAANTGCQLHLVEPLGFSMDDKHMRRAGLDYHEYAQLKRHASWQQFLEDEKPDPERLFTLTTRGTRSPFEVAFQAGDWLVFGSETKGISDFVRTSFSPERSLRLPMRPEQRSLNLSNAVAVTVFEAWRQNGFGS; this is translated from the coding sequence ATGTTTCATATTGTTTTAGTTGAACCAGAAATTCCGCCCAACACCGGCAACGTGATCCGGCTGGCGGCCAACACCGGCTGCCAATTGCATTTAGTGGAACCATTGGGCTTTTCGATGGACGACAAGCACATGCGGCGCGCAGGCCTGGACTACCATGAGTACGCTCAACTCAAGCGGCATGCCAGCTGGCAGCAGTTTCTGGAGGATGAGAAACCTGATCCTGAGCGCCTCTTTACGCTCACCACCCGAGGAACACGCAGCCCCTTTGAGGTCGCGTTTCAAGCGGGGGATTGGCTGGTCTTCGGCTCAGAAACCAAGGGAATTTCCGACTTTGTGCGGACTTCATTCAGCCCCGAGCGCAGTTTGCGCTTGCCCATGCGGCCGGAGCAACGCAGCCTCAACCTGTCGAATGCGGTCGCGGTCACCGTGTTCGAGGCTTGGCGCCAAAACGGTTTCGGCAGCTGA
- the coxB gene encoding cytochrome c oxidase subunit II — MKNTTNKLASMLWTAGAFAGTSLLTQAHAVNDLPGGPAVNQLNLAPAVTKIAQEQQWLHWFMLIVCSVIFVAVFAVMFYSIWKHRKSVGYKPATFHESVTVEIIWTIVPFVIVILMALPATKVVVAMKDTTNADLTIKATGMQWKWGYDYIKGEGEGIGFVSTLDSDQRALSDAGGPKKGESIDNYLLKVDNPLVVPVDKKVRIITTANDVIHAFMVPAFGIKQDAIPGFVRDTWFRAEKTGDFYGQCAELCGKEHAYMPIHVKVLSAEDYSAWVAGEKKKLAAKADDPSKVWALDDISKRGEKVYAQNCAACHQANGKGAGPIKALDGAAVVLDADKSKQIAILLNGQNNGSMPAWKTLSDTDIAAVITYTKNNWSNKTGQVVQPAEVLALRK, encoded by the coding sequence ATGAAGAACACAACGAACAAACTGGCTTCAATGCTGTGGACTGCCGGTGCTTTTGCCGGGACATCCCTCTTGACGCAAGCGCATGCTGTGAATGATTTGCCGGGCGGCCCAGCTGTGAATCAGCTGAATCTCGCACCTGCAGTCACCAAAATTGCCCAAGAGCAGCAATGGCTTCACTGGTTCATGTTGATCGTGTGTTCCGTGATCTTTGTGGCGGTTTTTGCCGTCATGTTCTATTCCATCTGGAAGCACCGCAAGTCGGTGGGTTACAAACCCGCGACCTTCCATGAGTCGGTCACAGTTGAAATCATCTGGACGATCGTTCCCTTCGTCATTGTGATTTTGATGGCGCTACCTGCTACCAAAGTGGTGGTCGCCATGAAAGACACCACCAATGCTGACTTGACGATCAAGGCGACAGGCATGCAATGGAAATGGGGCTACGACTACATCAAGGGCGAGGGCGAGGGCATCGGTTTCGTATCTACCTTGGACAGCGACCAGCGCGCCTTGTCAGATGCTGGTGGCCCCAAGAAAGGCGAGTCCATCGACAACTATTTGTTGAAAGTGGATAACCCATTGGTGGTTCCCGTGGACAAGAAGGTCCGCATCATCACTACGGCCAATGACGTGATCCACGCCTTCATGGTCCCTGCATTCGGTATAAAGCAAGACGCGATCCCTGGGTTTGTGCGTGACACTTGGTTCCGTGCTGAGAAAACTGGCGACTTCTATGGTCAGTGCGCTGAGCTGTGCGGAAAAGAGCACGCCTACATGCCCATCCATGTGAAGGTGCTCTCTGCAGAAGACTACTCCGCTTGGGTGGCCGGCGAGAAGAAAAAGCTTGCTGCCAAAGCAGACGATCCATCTAAAGTCTGGGCTCTGGATGACATCTCCAAGCGCGGTGAAAAGGTTTATGCCCAGAACTGTGCAGCCTGCCACCAAGCTAATGGCAAGGGCGCTGGACCCATTAAGGCGTTGGACGGCGCTGCCGTGGTGCTCGACGCTGACAAGAGCAAACAAATCGCTATTTTGTTGAATGGTCAAAACAACGGCTCAATGCCCGCATGGAAAACATTGAGCGACACAGACATCGCTGCTGTGATCACTTACACGAAGAACAACTGGTCTAACAAAACCGGTCAGGTTGTGCAGCCCGCCGAAGTGCTGGCTTTGCGCAAATAA
- the ctaD gene encoding cytochrome c oxidase subunit I has product MSAVLDHHDHAHDDHHHAPTGWQRWVFATNHKDIGTLYLLFSFTMLIIGGVLALLIRAELFQPGLQLVNPELFNSLTTMHGLIMVFGAIMPGFVGFANWMIPLQIGASDMAFARMNNFSFWLMIPAALMLVSSFFMPGGAPAAGWTLYAPLTLQMGPSMDAGIFAMHILGASSIMGSINIIVTILNMRAPGMTLMKMPMFCWTWLITAYLLIAVMPVLAGAITMTLTDRHFGTSFFNPAGGGDPVMYQHIFWFFGHPEVYIMILPAFGIVSQIVPAFARKKLFGYASMVYATSSIAILSFIVWAHHMFTTGMPVTGQLFFMYATMLIAVPTAVKIFNWIATMWQGSMTFETPMLFAVGFIFVFTMGGFTGLILAMAPIDIQLQDTYYVVAHFHYVLVAGSLYAMFAGFYYWAPKWTGVMIPEWKGRLHFWWSLIAFNVTFFPMHFLGLAGMPRRYADYPMQFADFNMIASIGSFAFGLAQVYFFFGVVLPAMLGKGEKAPQKPWEAAEGLEWEVPSPAPFHTFENPPKLDATATKVIG; this is encoded by the coding sequence ATGAGCGCCGTACTAGACCACCACGATCACGCCCACGACGATCATCACCATGCCCCTACGGGTTGGCAGCGTTGGGTGTTTGCGACTAACCATAAAGACATCGGTACTTTGTACCTGTTGTTCAGCTTTACGATGTTGATCATCGGCGGCGTGCTAGCTTTGCTGATTCGCGCTGAGTTGTTCCAACCCGGCTTGCAGCTGGTCAATCCCGAGTTGTTCAACTCGTTGACAACGATGCACGGCTTGATCATGGTGTTCGGCGCCATCATGCCGGGCTTTGTGGGTTTCGCGAACTGGATGATCCCGCTGCAAATCGGTGCATCCGACATGGCCTTTGCTCGCATGAACAACTTCAGCTTCTGGCTGATGATCCCTGCCGCGCTGATGCTGGTGTCTTCGTTCTTCATGCCTGGTGGCGCACCTGCTGCTGGCTGGACTTTGTACGCGCCTTTGACCCTGCAAATGGGTCCTTCGATGGATGCCGGCATTTTTGCAATGCACATCCTGGGCGCTTCGTCCATCATGGGGTCGATCAACATCATCGTCACCATTTTGAACATGCGCGCTCCCGGCATGACCCTGATGAAGATGCCAATGTTCTGCTGGACATGGTTGATCACTGCCTACTTGCTGATCGCTGTAATGCCAGTGCTGGCTGGCGCCATCACCATGACACTGACAGACCGTCATTTTGGTACGAGCTTCTTCAATCCCGCCGGTGGTGGTGACCCAGTGATGTACCAGCATATTTTCTGGTTCTTTGGTCACCCTGAGGTGTACATCATGATCTTGCCGGCCTTCGGCATCGTGAGTCAGATCGTTCCTGCATTTGCCCGCAAGAAGCTGTTTGGTTACGCCTCCATGGTGTACGCCACTTCTTCCATTGCAATCTTGTCTTTCATCGTGTGGGCTCACCACATGTTCACAACCGGCATGCCAGTTACGGGTCAGCTGTTTTTCATGTATGCGACCATGCTGATCGCCGTCCCTACTGCTGTGAAGATCTTCAACTGGATCGCCACCATGTGGCAGGGTTCGATGACCTTCGAAACTCCCATGTTGTTTGCAGTGGGCTTCATTTTCGTGTTCACCATGGGCGGATTCACTGGCCTGATTTTGGCCATGGCGCCCATCGATATCCAATTGCAAGACACGTACTACGTGGTGGCTCACTTCCACTATGTGTTGGTGGCGGGCTCTTTGTATGCGATGTTTGCCGGCTTCTATTACTGGGCACCTAAGTGGACCGGTGTGATGATCCCTGAGTGGAAAGGCCGTTTGCACTTCTGGTGGTCGCTGATCGCGTTTAACGTGACTTTCTTCCCGATGCACTTCTTGGGTCTGGCGGGTATGCCACGCCGCTATGCGGACTACCCGATGCAGTTCGCTGACTTCAACATGATTGCGTCCATTGGCTCTTTTGCCTTCGGTTTGGCGCAGGTGTATTTCTTCTTTGGTGTGGTCTTGCCTGCCATGTTGGGCAAAGGTGAAAAAGCGCCCCAGAAACCTTGGGAAGCTGCCGAAGGTCTGGAGTGGGAAGTGCCTTCTCCTGCTCCATTCCACACTTTTGAAAACCCACCCAAATTGGACGCTACTGCGACCAAGGTGATCGGCTAA
- a CDS encoding ParA family protein: MPVVVVANPKGGVGKSTLSTQIAGFFASQGHAVMLGDADRQQSSQLWLSLRPAAAKPITGWALSDDGVAKPPKGTSHVVLDTPAGLHGKRLKEILKIATHVVVPLQPSIFDIFATKPFLDELAASSRADKFKVGIVGMRVDERTLAAEQLQHFVTGLGLPVLGSVRDTQNYIQTTARGLTIFDVAPGKVERDLQQWQPICDWLST; this comes from the coding sequence ATGCCCGTGGTTGTTGTTGCGAACCCCAAAGGCGGGGTGGGGAAGTCCACGCTGTCCACCCAAATTGCCGGGTTTTTCGCGTCCCAAGGGCACGCCGTCATGCTGGGAGATGCCGATCGTCAGCAATCCTCGCAGCTCTGGTTGAGTTTGCGCCCGGCCGCGGCCAAGCCGATTACCGGTTGGGCCCTGAGCGACGATGGCGTTGCCAAGCCGCCCAAAGGCACCAGCCATGTGGTGCTGGATACCCCCGCCGGCTTGCACGGCAAGCGCTTGAAAGAAATTTTGAAGATCGCGACCCATGTGGTCGTGCCCTTGCAGCCCAGTATTTTTGACATTTTTGCGACCAAGCCTTTCTTGGATGAGCTGGCTGCCAGCTCGCGCGCCGACAAATTCAAGGTGGGCATTGTCGGGATGCGGGTCGACGAGCGCACACTGGCTGCCGAGCAGCTCCAGCACTTTGTCACCGGCTTGGGCTTGCCGGTGCTGGGTTCGGTGCGCGATACCCAGAACTACATCCAGACGACAGCGCGAGGGCTCACCATATTTGACGTAGCGCCAGGCAAGGTCGAGCGCGACTTGCAGCAGTGGCAACCGATTTGCGACTGGTTGAGTACCTGA
- a CDS encoding biotin synthase, protein MTDHKPPTIDPVAAARWAHAPVESAPWLHEEIARRMEDRLQWIVQKPATWLDWEPSRGGYEGHLLVQKRYPKAQSYVCESTSARQLHSRKILTPAWWSPGRWTGATPRFEKAANPVQMLWANMALHMAADPQALIREWHSNLAVDGFVMFSCFGPDTLRELRRVFDVAGWPQPHHQFTDMHDWGDMLVHAGFAEPVMDMERITLSHSSAERLLEELRGLGRNLHTNRFAGTRTKAWRKELLERLTRELGAEDGRLTITFEVVYGHAFKPKPRLKVTPETRVSLGDMRAALKN, encoded by the coding sequence ATGACTGATCACAAGCCCCCCACCATAGACCCGGTTGCCGCAGCCCGTTGGGCGCACGCGCCGGTGGAGTCCGCCCCTTGGCTGCATGAGGAGATCGCCCGCCGCATGGAGGACCGGTTGCAGTGGATCGTGCAAAAACCGGCAACGTGGTTGGATTGGGAGCCCTCGCGGGGCGGCTATGAAGGGCATTTGCTGGTGCAAAAGCGCTATCCCAAAGCACAAAGTTACGTGTGCGAAAGCACCTCTGCCAGGCAACTGCATTCGCGGAAGATCCTTACACCGGCGTGGTGGAGTCCCGGGCGGTGGACGGGCGCCACGCCCCGGTTTGAAAAAGCGGCAAATCCGGTGCAAATGTTGTGGGCCAATATGGCGCTGCACATGGCCGCGGACCCACAGGCGTTGATCCGCGAGTGGCACTCCAACTTGGCTGTCGACGGGTTTGTGATGTTTTCTTGCTTCGGCCCCGATACCTTGCGGGAGTTGCGTCGTGTTTTTGACGTGGCGGGTTGGCCGCAGCCGCATCACCAGTTCACTGACATGCACGACTGGGGTGACATGCTGGTGCATGCCGGCTTTGCGGAGCCTGTGATGGACATGGAGCGCATTACCCTGAGCCACTCGTCAGCGGAGCGTCTATTGGAAGAGTTGCGTGGTTTGGGGCGTAATTTGCACACGAACCGCTTTGCCGGCACCAGAACCAAAGCGTGGCGCAAAGAATTGTTGGAGCGCCTCACCCGCGAGCTGGGCGCAGAGGATGGCCGCTTGACGATCACTTTTGAAGTGGTTTACGGACATGCCTTCAAGCCCAAGCCGCGTTTGAAGGTCACACCAGAGACGCGTGTTTCCTTGGGTGACATGCGCGCCGCCCTGAAAAACTAG
- a CDS encoding DUF2244 domain-containing protein, producing the protein MTNPGFRFATVEGQQVHWLLRRNCSVTPLQLVWTYVALCVVSIGIGLFFWFQGATLVIPFASLELIAVGLAFYVYARHSTDGEHIALLDNRLVVELECGGKLEKAEFQRGWVRVEPRASDTSLIELSERGRTIQVGRYIRPELRPQLAREIRSALRAA; encoded by the coding sequence ATGACGAATCCGGGTTTTCGCTTTGCGACAGTTGAAGGGCAACAGGTCCACTGGCTTCTCCGGCGGAATTGTTCCGTAACGCCCCTGCAGTTGGTATGGACTTATGTGGCGCTATGCGTGGTTTCCATCGGGATCGGGCTTTTCTTCTGGTTCCAAGGTGCTACGTTGGTGATTCCATTCGCCTCCTTGGAGTTGATCGCAGTCGGGCTGGCCTTTTACGTGTACGCGAGGCATTCGACCGACGGAGAGCACATTGCATTGCTGGACAACCGGCTCGTTGTTGAGCTGGAGTGTGGCGGTAAGCTGGAAAAAGCAGAGTTTCAAAGAGGCTGGGTGAGAGTTGAGCCGCGCGCAAGTGATACTTCGCTGATTGAGCTGTCAGAGCGTGGGCGAACCATTCAGGTCGGGCGGTACATACGCCCGGAGTTGCGACCGCAACTGGCTAGAGAGATTCGTTCGGCTTTGCGTGCTGCCTGA
- the kefC gene encoding glutathione-regulated potassium-efflux system protein KefC codes for MEHAPAWLLNSLIYLSAAVIAVPISKALGLGAIIGYLAAGIAIGPWGAGLVTNVEDILHFAEFGVVLMLFLVGLELEPRRLWSLRRSIFGWGAMQVLGCTALLMLVAMACGVGWRLSLVGALGLALSSTAIALQVMEERNQLPTPSGQAAFSILLFQDVAAIPILALLPLLGASSGQNSDLAPVEYAQAAIKTIAVIASIILGGRLLLRPLFRWIARSNTPEIFTAAALLLVVGISALMLLVGLSMALGAFLAGVLLADSEYRRELETDLEPFKGLLLGLFFIAVGMSIDFGVLRESPGAMALVVFGFLAVKGAVIYTLARHIQLPLAERPVFTLLLAQGGEFAFVVFQAAAGAHVFPAETASLLIGAVAVSMLLSPLVLVAVDRLLLPRFAGSGGTPLEEIAEQQDAPVIIAGFGRYGQIVGRIMLAEGISTTVLDHDAEMVEVARKLGYRVFYGDATRLDLLRISGAEQAKVLIVAVDDVEQSLAVVDLVRAHFPGLHIVARARDVTHWNQLRERGVTLVERELFESSLRSARSVLQLLGQPAHAARQTTMRFRQHNLALFEKMRPHFKDRSKLIATIKQGRQQLEEQMAQERADQEKRDTTRWVD; via the coding sequence ATGGAACACGCACCCGCCTGGCTGCTCAACAGCCTGATTTACCTGAGCGCCGCAGTGATCGCGGTCCCGATATCCAAGGCGCTGGGGCTGGGCGCCATCATTGGCTACCTGGCCGCAGGTATCGCCATTGGCCCCTGGGGCGCAGGCCTCGTCACCAATGTGGAAGACATTCTTCACTTTGCCGAGTTCGGCGTGGTGCTGATGCTATTTTTGGTGGGCCTGGAGCTGGAGCCGCGCCGGCTCTGGAGCCTGCGCCGATCCATCTTCGGCTGGGGCGCGATGCAAGTGCTAGGCTGCACCGCGCTTTTGATGCTCGTGGCCATGGCCTGTGGTGTGGGCTGGCGCTTGAGTCTGGTGGGCGCGCTCGGCTTGGCGCTGTCGAGCACCGCCATCGCCCTGCAAGTAATGGAAGAGCGCAACCAGCTCCCCACGCCCAGCGGCCAGGCGGCCTTCTCCATTTTGTTGTTTCAGGATGTGGCGGCCATCCCGATCCTGGCGCTACTGCCTTTGCTCGGCGCTTCTTCAGGGCAAAACAGTGATCTAGCCCCCGTTGAATATGCGCAAGCAGCTATTAAAACAATAGCAGTCATCGCCAGCATCATCTTGGGTGGGCGCTTGTTGTTGCGCCCCCTGTTTCGCTGGATTGCACGCTCCAACACGCCGGAGATCTTCACCGCCGCAGCCCTGCTGCTGGTGGTTGGCATTTCCGCCCTGATGCTGCTGGTTGGCTTGAGCATGGCCTTGGGCGCCTTTCTGGCGGGCGTGCTGCTGGCAGACAGCGAGTACCGGCGCGAGCTGGAAACCGACCTTGAGCCCTTCAAGGGCCTGCTGCTCGGGCTGTTTTTTATTGCGGTGGGCATGAGCATCGACTTCGGCGTTCTGCGCGAATCCCCGGGTGCGATGGCTCTCGTCGTATTCGGCTTTCTGGCGGTGAAGGGCGCCGTGATCTACACCCTGGCACGCCATATCCAACTCCCATTGGCCGAGCGCCCGGTGTTCACCTTGTTGTTGGCCCAAGGGGGTGAGTTCGCATTTGTCGTGTTTCAGGCCGCGGCCGGAGCCCACGTGTTTCCGGCCGAGACTGCGTCGCTGCTGATTGGCGCGGTCGCGGTTTCCATGCTGCTGAGCCCCTTGGTGCTGGTTGCGGTGGATCGCCTGTTGCTGCCGCGTTTTGCCGGTTCTGGCGGTACGCCCCTTGAGGAAATCGCAGAGCAGCAGGATGCACCTGTCATCATTGCCGGCTTCGGGCGCTACGGGCAAATTGTCGGCCGGATCATGTTGGCAGAAGGCATCTCCACCACCGTGCTGGACCATGATGCCGAAATGGTCGAAGTTGCCCGCAAGCTGGGCTACCGCGTGTTTTACGGCGATGCAACCCGGCTGGATTTGCTGCGCATCTCAGGCGCGGAGCAGGCGAAAGTGCTGATCGTCGCTGTGGATGATGTGGAGCAATCGCTAGCGGTGGTCGATCTGGTGCGGGCCCATTTCCCCGGGCTGCACATCGTGGCCCGTGCCCGGGACGTCACCCACTGGAACCAGCTGCGCGAACGCGGTGTCACCTTGGTAGAGCGGGAGCTGTTTGAGTCGAGCCTGCGCAGCGCCCGCAGCGTGTTGCAGTTGCTGGGCCAACCCGCCCATGCGGCACGCCAGACCACCATGCGCTTTCGCCAACACAACCTCGCCTTGTTTGAAAAAATGCGCCCTCACTTCAAAGACCGCAGCAAGCTGATTGCCACCATCAAACAAGGCCGCCAGCAACTCGAAGAGCAAATGGCCCAAGAGCGGGCAGACCAGGAAAAACGAGATACCACCCGGTGGGTGGACTAA
- a CDS encoding MaoC family dehydratase, which produces MKIFDTLAELSAQVGTTVAVSDWLTINQSQIDLFAQATGDHQWIHVDPVRAAQGPFGTPIGHGFLTLSLIPRFMESSLAVTEARMGVNYGLNKVRFVSPVPVNSRLRAHLKLLSAEPIDNGGVQQSWEVTIEREGATKPACVAEALVRQYP; this is translated from the coding sequence ATGAAAATCTTTGACACACTGGCGGAGTTGTCCGCCCAAGTCGGCACCACGGTCGCAGTTAGCGACTGGCTCACTATCAACCAGTCTCAGATTGATTTGTTTGCCCAAGCGACGGGAGACCACCAGTGGATCCATGTGGACCCGGTGCGCGCGGCCCAGGGGCCTTTTGGCACCCCGATCGGGCACGGCTTTTTGACCTTGTCTTTGATTCCCCGGTTTATGGAGTCCAGCTTGGCAGTGACCGAGGCCCGCATGGGGGTCAATTACGGGCTCAACAAGGTCCGCTTTGTGTCACCGGTGCCGGTGAACAGCCGGCTGCGTGCCCATTTGAAGCTGCTGTCGGCAGAGCCGATTGATAACGGGGGTGTCCAGCAAAGCTGGGAAGTCACGATCGAGCGCGAAGGGGCTACCAAGCCTGCTTGTGTGGCAGAGGCCTTGGTCCGCCAGTACCCCTGA
- a CDS encoding NAD(P)H-dependent oxidoreductase, with protein MVNENQPSPIYVIAAHPNWRDSRVNRQLHTAATTTAGVSVCDLYETYPDYAIEIQAEQAKLEAAQLVVLMHPVQWYSMPALLKLWVDEVLSYGWAYGQGASALKGKDLWLVASTGGAESSYHPQGYNRYFFDAFLPPYEQTAALCGMRFLPPMVLHGAHSAPAALVAEHVSTFRERLQTYPHWPELDDLADCVACEVPEQDRPAGEH; from the coding sequence ATGGTCAATGAAAACCAACCTTCCCCTATTTACGTGATCGCGGCGCACCCGAACTGGCGCGACTCGCGGGTCAATCGCCAGCTGCACACCGCCGCAACCACCACCGCAGGCGTAAGCGTGTGCGACCTGTATGAAACCTATCCCGATTACGCCATCGAGATACAGGCCGAGCAAGCCAAGCTCGAAGCGGCCCAACTGGTCGTGCTGATGCACCCGGTCCAGTGGTACTCCATGCCTGCACTGCTCAAGCTCTGGGTCGACGAAGTGCTGAGCTATGGCTGGGCGTATGGACAGGGCGCCAGCGCCCTCAAAGGCAAAGACCTTTGGCTGGTGGCCAGCACGGGCGGGGCGGAGTCGTCGTACCACCCGCAGGGCTACAACCGCTACTTTTTTGACGCCTTTTTGCCCCCCTACGAGCAGACCGCGGCGCTGTGCGGCATGCGCTTTCTCCCGCCGATGGTGCTGCATGGCGCCCATAGCGCGCCTGCAGCGTTGGTAGCTGAGCACGTGAGCACCTTCCGTGAACGGCTGCAGACCTACCCGCACTGGCCGGAGCTTGATGACCTGGCGGACTGTGTCGCCTGCGAAGTGCCGGAGCAGGACCGCCCTGCAGGGGAGCACTGA